The Agromyces hippuratus genome has a window encoding:
- the crtI gene encoding phytoene desaturase family protein: protein MSRVAVVGGGIAGLATAALLARDGHEVTVYEAHDGVGGRAGRWDARGFRFDTGPSWYLMPEVFEHFYRLMGTSAAAELDLVRLEPGYRVFFEGRTEPLDLVADREASAAAFEAIEPGAGRRLEHYLDSAEETTRLALDHFLYNDFSSPGTLLVPPVLRRLGRLGRLLLQPLDRFIAGSFSDDRLRKVLGYPAVFLGTSPSAAPSLYHLMSHFDLDDGVFYPQGGFREVIDSVARLARRAGARIVTDARVTSITVESGAARGIVHVDRDGAAHEVEVDLVVSAADLHHTETALLPPESRSRSDASWRRADPGPGAVLVMLGVHGDLPQLLHHTLLFTEDWAANFDRIFGDSPSVPDPASLYVCRASATDPSAAPPGHENLFVLVPVPADPAIGRGGIDGGGDASVERIADAAIAQIAAWAGVPDLADRVVVRRTIGPGDFESDLNSWRGSALGPAHVLRQSAFLRGRTASSTVRDLYFAGATTVPGIGLPMCLISAELVAKALRGERGAGPMAEPEVRRVPA from the coding sequence ATGAGCCGGGTGGCGGTCGTCGGGGGCGGTATCGCCGGCCTCGCCACCGCGGCGCTGCTGGCCCGCGACGGGCACGAGGTCACGGTCTACGAGGCGCACGACGGCGTCGGCGGTCGCGCCGGACGGTGGGACGCCCGCGGCTTCCGCTTCGACACCGGGCCGTCGTGGTACCTCATGCCCGAGGTGTTCGAGCACTTCTACCGGCTGATGGGCACGAGCGCCGCTGCCGAGCTCGACCTCGTACGGCTCGAGCCGGGTTACCGGGTCTTCTTCGAGGGCCGGACGGAGCCGCTCGACCTCGTGGCCGACCGGGAGGCATCCGCTGCGGCGTTCGAGGCGATCGAGCCCGGCGCCGGGCGACGCCTCGAGCACTACCTCGACTCCGCCGAGGAGACGACGCGTCTCGCGCTCGACCACTTCCTCTACAACGACTTCTCCTCGCCGGGCACCCTGCTCGTGCCGCCGGTGCTGCGGCGTCTCGGCCGCCTGGGCCGCCTGCTGCTGCAGCCGCTCGACCGGTTCATCGCCGGCAGCTTCAGCGACGATCGCCTGCGCAAGGTGCTCGGCTACCCCGCCGTGTTCCTCGGCACCTCGCCGTCGGCCGCTCCGAGCCTCTACCACCTGATGAGCCACTTCGACCTCGACGACGGGGTCTTCTACCCGCAGGGCGGCTTCCGCGAGGTCATCGACAGCGTCGCCCGACTGGCGCGGCGGGCCGGGGCCCGCATCGTGACGGACGCCCGCGTCACGAGCATCACCGTGGAGTCGGGCGCGGCGCGCGGCATCGTCCACGTCGATCGGGATGGCGCGGCGCACGAGGTCGAGGTCGACCTCGTCGTCTCGGCCGCCGACCTGCACCACACCGAGACGGCCCTGCTGCCTCCCGAGTCGCGAAGCCGATCGGATGCCTCGTGGCGCCGAGCCGACCCCGGCCCGGGCGCGGTGCTCGTGATGCTCGGTGTGCACGGCGACCTGCCGCAACTGCTGCATCACACGCTGCTGTTCACCGAGGACTGGGCGGCGAACTTCGATCGCATCTTCGGCGACTCGCCCTCGGTGCCCGACCCGGCGTCGCTCTACGTGTGCCGGGCGAGCGCGACCGACCCGTCGGCGGCACCGCCGGGTCACGAGAACCTCTTCGTGCTCGTGCCGGTGCCCGCCGACCCGGCGATCGGCCGCGGGGGCATCGACGGCGGCGGTGATGCATCGGTCGAGCGCATCGCCGACGCCGCGATCGCCCAGATCGCGGCGTGGGCGGGCGTGCCCGACCTCGCGGACCGAGTCGTGGTGCGCCGCACCATCGGCCCGGGCGACTTCGAGTCCGACCTCAACTCGTGGCGCGGCTCGGCGCTCGGACCGGCGCACGTGCTGCGCCAGAGCGCCTTCCTGCGGGGGCGCACCGCATCGAGCACGGTGCGGGACCTGTACTTCGCCGGAGCGACCACCGTGCCCGGCATCGGCCTGCCGATGTGCCTCATCAGCGCCGAGCTCGTGGCGAAGGCGCTGCGCGGCGAGCGCGGCGCCGGCCCGATGGCCGAGCCCGAGGTGCGGCGGGTGCCGGCATGA
- a CDS encoding phytoene/squalene synthase family protein, translating to MTAAPTGLALYDRTAHLGSAQVISHYSTSFGLASRLCSRTVRDHLADVYALVRIADEIVDGPAEEAGLAPDERRAMLDALEVETEQAIARGYSSNLVVHAFARTARTTGFGRELTRPFFASMRRDLDPVDFDEAELREYIHGSAEVVGLMCLRAFSEGLPDDAERDARWQRGARHLGAAFQKVNFLRDLADDYGSLGRRYFPGIDPARLSEADKLRLLDDLDRDLAIAGEVIAELPSGCRRAVAAAHALFSALSARLRRTPARELLTTRIRVPTPQKLVLLARAAGTRPRRPAATPTPAADRAPLPGAPA from the coding sequence ATGACCGCGGCACCGACCGGGCTCGCGCTCTACGACCGCACCGCGCACCTCGGCTCAGCCCAGGTGATCTCGCACTACTCCACCTCCTTCGGACTCGCGAGCCGCCTGTGCTCGCGCACCGTGCGCGATCACCTGGCCGATGTATACGCGCTCGTGCGCATCGCCGACGAGATCGTCGACGGCCCCGCCGAGGAGGCGGGGCTGGCACCCGATGAGCGGCGTGCGATGCTCGACGCCCTCGAGGTCGAGACCGAGCAGGCGATCGCGCGCGGGTACAGCTCGAACCTCGTCGTGCACGCCTTCGCACGAACCGCACGCACCACGGGGTTCGGGCGCGAGCTGACCCGACCGTTCTTCGCGTCGATGCGGCGCGACCTCGACCCGGTGGACTTCGACGAAGCCGAGCTTCGCGAGTACATCCACGGCTCGGCCGAGGTCGTCGGGCTCATGTGCCTGCGTGCCTTCAGCGAGGGACTTCCCGACGACGCCGAGCGCGACGCGCGCTGGCAGCGCGGCGCCCGCCACCTCGGCGCCGCGTTCCAGAAGGTGAACTTCCTGCGCGATCTCGCCGACGACTACGGTTCCCTCGGCCGCCGCTACTTCCCCGGCATCGACCCCGCACGTCTGAGCGAGGCCGACAAGCTGAGGCTGCTCGACGACCTCGATCGCGACCTCGCGATCGCCGGCGAGGTGATCGCCGAGCTGCCGAGCGGATGCCGCAGGGCCGTCGCCGCCGCACACGCCCTGTTCTCCGCCCTGTCGGCGCGGCTCCGCCGCACACCGGCGCGCGAGCTGCTCACGACCAGGATCAGGGTGCCGACGCCGCAGAAGCTCGTGCTGCTCGCCAGAGCCGCCGGCACGCGGCCGCGACGCCCGGCCGCCACGCCCACGCCCGCGGCCGATCGGGCACCGCTGCCCGGGGCACCGGCATGA
- a CDS encoding polyprenyl synthetase family protein, protein MIGATLDRRIDRDGVAVSEFLDDYFARQLERAARHGDEYVRLWVAARDGAAGGKRIRPELVLAAHAAFAGSGTAESVRLASAFELLHTAFLMHDDVIDHDLVRRGAPNVAGHFALDGVGRGLPVDRANDYGEASAILAGDLLIAGALRVVAELEAPRSVRASVLEIVDECVFLAAAGEHADVRQAGAAPDERDILAMIENKTASYSFSAPLQAGAVLGGASAAAVERLGEIGRHLGVAFQLRDDVLGVFGSAELTGKSVLSDLREGKETLLIAYARVHPDWSRAAHGFGSPELDDAGAARLRRAIESSGARDRVERLIDARCTAAVDAIAAAQLPHDLHEALTVTAGICAERAR, encoded by the coding sequence ATGATCGGCGCGACCCTCGATCGACGAATCGACCGCGACGGCGTCGCCGTCTCGGAGTTCCTCGACGACTACTTCGCCCGACAGCTCGAACGCGCGGCGCGCCACGGCGACGAATACGTGCGGCTCTGGGTTGCCGCCCGCGACGGCGCCGCCGGCGGCAAGCGCATCCGTCCCGAGCTCGTGCTCGCCGCCCACGCCGCGTTCGCCGGCTCGGGCACGGCGGAGTCGGTGAGACTGGCCTCGGCGTTCGAGCTCCTGCACACCGCGTTCCTCATGCACGACGACGTGATCGACCACGATCTCGTGCGACGGGGCGCACCCAACGTCGCCGGCCACTTCGCGCTCGACGGGGTCGGCCGGGGGCTGCCGGTCGATCGGGCGAACGACTACGGCGAGGCATCCGCCATTCTCGCCGGCGACCTGCTGATCGCCGGCGCGCTGCGAGTCGTCGCCGAGCTCGAGGCACCGCGGTCCGTCCGCGCCTCGGTGCTCGAGATCGTCGACGAATGCGTCTTCCTCGCGGCCGCGGGCGAGCACGCCGACGTGCGGCAAGCCGGCGCCGCCCCCGACGAGCGCGACATCCTCGCCATGATCGAGAACAAGACCGCGTCGTACTCGTTCAGCGCACCGCTCCAGGCGGGGGCGGTGCTCGGCGGGGCATCCGCCGCCGCGGTCGAACGGCTCGGCGAGATCGGCCGCCACCTCGGCGTCGCGTTCCAGCTGCGCGACGACGTGCTCGGCGTCTTCGGCTCGGCGGAGCTCACCGGCAAGTCGGTGCTCTCCGACCTCCGCGAGGGCAAGGAGACCCTGCTCATCGCGTATGCCCGCGTGCACCCGGACTGGAGTCGCGCCGCCCACGGGTTCGGGAGCCCCGAACTCGACGACGCCGGGGCGGCGCGACTCCGCCGGGCGATCGAGTCGAGCGGGGCCCGCGACCGCGTCGAACGACTCATCGATGCGCGTTGCACCGCCGCGGTCGATGCGATCGCGGCGGCGCAGCTGCCGCACGACCTGCACGAGGCGCTGACCGTCACCGCCGGCATCTGCGCGGAGCGTGCACGATGA
- the idi gene encoding isopentenyl-diphosphate Delta-isomerase, whose amino-acid sequence MTLSDIEEVVLLDADGRAIGRAPKSSVHGADTARHLAFSCHVFNEREELLVTRRALSKQTWPGVWTNSFCGHPAPAETLVHAIRRRGEFELGLLLDGIEPVLPFFHYRATDASGLVENELCPVYTAYAASDLEPHPGEVMDFAWVSPRRLASAIEHAPWAFSPWFVLQAQLLPFLGGSLDRREAIAS is encoded by the coding sequence ATGACCCTCAGCGACATCGAAGAGGTCGTCCTGCTCGACGCCGACGGCCGGGCCATCGGCCGGGCGCCGAAGTCGAGCGTGCACGGCGCAGACACCGCGCGTCACCTCGCCTTCTCGTGCCACGTGTTCAATGAGCGCGAGGAACTCCTCGTGACCCGCCGCGCGCTCTCGAAGCAGACCTGGCCGGGGGTCTGGACCAACTCGTTCTGCGGCCATCCGGCGCCCGCGGAGACCCTGGTCCACGCGATCCGCCGCCGCGGCGAGTTCGAACTCGGACTCCTGCTCGATGGCATCGAGCCGGTGCTCCCGTTCTTCCACTACCGGGCGACGGATGCCTCGGGGCTCGTCGAGAACGAGCTCTGCCCCGTGTACACGGCGTATGCGGCCTCGGATCTCGAGCCGCACCCGGGCGAGGTCATGGATTTCGCATGGGTGTCTCCGCGACGACTCGCCTCCGCCATCGAACACGCTCCGTGGGCGTTCAGCCCGTGGTTCGTGCTGCAGGCGCAACTGCTTCCGTTCCTCGGAGGCTCCCTCGACCGGCGCGAGGCCATCGCATCATGA
- a CDS encoding MarR family winged helix-turn-helix transcriptional regulator produces the protein MATERDGRHDIAAAMHDPRISDHDEELVDRAGLDDEQVDQIVRVMQSLRGWHEAERRMSEASSRYMKLNPTDMRALRFLIAARNQGEIATPGAISEYLGISSASTTKLLDRLERGGHIVRAPHPSDRRALAISVTDPTRIVARESVGRLHARRFDAAAALTSDEREVVIRFLDALTATERDHD, from the coding sequence ATGGCAACTGAGCGGGATGGGCGGCACGACATCGCGGCCGCGATGCACGACCCCCGCATCTCCGACCACGACGAAGAGCTCGTCGACCGTGCGGGCCTCGACGATGAGCAGGTCGACCAGATCGTGCGCGTCATGCAGAGCCTGCGCGGCTGGCACGAGGCCGAGCGCCGCATGAGCGAAGCGTCGAGCCGCTACATGAAGCTGAACCCCACCGACATGCGCGCCCTGCGTTTCCTCATCGCCGCCCGCAACCAGGGCGAGATCGCCACCCCTGGCGCGATCAGCGAGTACCTCGGCATCTCGAGCGCGTCCACGACCAAGCTCCTCGACCGTCTCGAGCGCGGCGGCCACATCGTGCGCGCGCCGCACCCGAGCGATCGGCGCGCGCTCGCCATCTCGGTGACCGACCCCACCCGCATCGTGGCGCGGGAGTCGGTGGGTCGCTTGCACGCTCGACGCTTCGACGCGGCGGCGGCGCTGACCTCCGACGAGCGCGAAGTCGTGATCCGCTTCCTCGACGCGCTCACCGCGACCGAGCGCGATCACGACTGA
- a CDS encoding pyrimidine dimer DNA glycosylase/endonuclease V, which produces MRIWSLHPRYLDRQGLTACWRETLLAQAVLEGATRGYTRHPQLERFRAVPDPLGAIGDHLAGIADEAAARGYRFDGSKVHRRSDPALRLEVTSGQLAFEWEHLLRKLSARSPELAAQWGGVELPDAHPLFVVVDGPVASWERAAPPTADGEPPQR; this is translated from the coding sequence ATGAGGATCTGGTCGCTGCATCCGCGTTACCTCGATCGCCAGGGGCTCACGGCGTGCTGGCGCGAGACGCTGCTCGCGCAGGCCGTGCTCGAGGGCGCGACCCGGGGTTACACCCGGCACCCGCAGCTCGAGCGGTTCCGTGCGGTGCCCGATCCGCTCGGCGCGATCGGCGATCACCTCGCCGGCATCGCCGACGAGGCGGCCGCCCGCGGCTACCGCTTCGATGGGAGCAAGGTGCACCGGCGGAGCGACCCCGCACTGCGCCTCGAAGTGACGAGCGGGCAGCTCGCGTTCGAGTGGGAGCACCTGCTGCGGAAGCTGTCGGCGAGGAGCCCCGAACTGGCCGCGCAGTGGGGCGGCGTCGAACTGCCCGACGCCCACCCGCTCTTCGTGGTCGTCGACGGGCCGGTCGCGTCCTGGGAGCGTGCGGCTCCGCCGACGGCGGACGGCGAACCGCCCCAGCGCTGA
- the hemQ gene encoding hydrogen peroxide-dependent heme synthase: MSSPAAEAAADALRPESETADSPEGFTVFAVFRRDPARPDDYDGHDVRRVVQELDGVISLVENEGVTLRGIYDVSGLRADADVMLWLHGPTAEGLQWALRELRRARILKHLLPTWNAMGVHRDAEFNKSHVPGFLRGIEPKSWLTVYPFVRSYEWYLLPAEERSRMLADHGRKGAAFRGAIANTVSAFALGDYEWLLPIESDELTELVDLMRELRATDARRHVREEVPFYTGRRITTAELVEVLQ, encoded by the coding sequence ATGTCTTCCCCCGCTGCCGAAGCGGCAGCCGACGCGCTCCGTCCCGAATCCGAAACCGCCGATTCTCCCGAGGGCTTCACGGTATTCGCCGTGTTCCGCCGCGATCCGGCGAGGCCAGACGACTACGACGGCCACGACGTGCGTCGTGTCGTCCAAGAGCTCGACGGGGTCATCTCGCTCGTCGAGAACGAAGGGGTCACCCTTCGCGGCATCTACGACGTCTCGGGCCTCCGCGCCGATGCCGACGTCATGCTGTGGCTGCACGGCCCGACGGCCGAGGGACTGCAGTGGGCGCTCCGCGAGCTCCGCCGCGCGCGTATCCTGAAGCACCTGCTGCCGACGTGGAACGCCATGGGCGTGCATCGCGACGCCGAGTTCAACAAGTCGCACGTGCCCGGCTTCCTCCGCGGCATCGAGCCCAAGTCGTGGCTCACCGTCTACCCCTTCGTGCGCAGCTACGAGTGGTACCTCCTGCCCGCCGAGGAGCGCAGCCGCATGCTCGCCGACCACGGCCGCAAGGGCGCCGCGTTCCGCGGTGCCATCGCCAACACCGTCAGCGCCTTCGCGCTCGGCGACTACGAGTGGCTGCTGCCCATCGAATCCGACGAGCTCACCGAGCTCGTCGACCTCATGCGCGAACTCCGCGCCACCGACGCCCGTCGCCACGTGCGTGAAGAGGTGCCCTTCTACACTGGCCGCCGCATCACGACCGCCGAGCTCGTGGAGGTGCTGCAGTAA
- a CDS encoding ferrochelatase, with protein sequence MAAVNLGSDAASAPARGRKPAPAASAPCALGAIVPGATPAAQGGPAHVTEPVAYDAILLAGFGGPEGQDDVIPFLRNVTSGRGIPDERLEEVAHHYRHFGGTSPINQQNRELKAALEAELANRGIDLPVYWGNRNWDPYLNDALAEAKAAGHTKLIAIATSAYSSYSSCRQYREDFADALADTGLGDEVQIDKVRQFFDHPGFVAPFVEGVRDGLAGLEASGELNRTTEIEVLFATHSIPSTDAAKSGPAERGFGEGGAYAAQHRAVAEVVMAKAGAADVPWQLVYQSRSGPPSMPWLEPDINDAIEELPAAGRKAVVIVPLGFVSDHMEVLWDLDNEALETAEQQGLAAVRVPTPGTHPAYVAGLVDLVLERVNGTPVAERPAETELGPWYDVCRPGCCENVRLGFRPALAGIAP encoded by the coding sequence ATGGCCGCGGTCAACCTGGGCTCGGATGCCGCGTCCGCACCCGCTCGCGGCCGCAAGCCGGCCCCCGCGGCATCCGCACCATGCGCCCTCGGGGCGATCGTGCCGGGCGCGACCCCGGCAGCGCAGGGCGGGCCGGCGCACGTGACCGAGCCCGTCGCCTACGACGCCATCCTGCTCGCCGGCTTCGGCGGACCCGAGGGGCAGGACGACGTCATCCCGTTCCTGCGGAACGTCACGAGCGGCCGCGGCATCCCCGACGAGCGCCTCGAAGAGGTCGCCCACCACTACCGCCACTTCGGCGGCACGAGCCCCATCAACCAGCAGAACCGCGAGCTGAAGGCCGCGCTCGAGGCCGAACTCGCGAACCGCGGCATCGACCTTCCCGTCTACTGGGGCAACCGCAACTGGGACCCCTACCTCAACGACGCGCTCGCCGAGGCGAAGGCCGCAGGTCACACGAAGCTCATCGCCATCGCGACGAGCGCCTACAGCTCGTACTCGAGCTGCCGGCAGTACCGCGAGGACTTCGCGGATGCGCTCGCCGACACCGGCCTCGGCGACGAGGTGCAGATCGACAAGGTGCGGCAGTTCTTCGATCATCCCGGTTTCGTCGCCCCGTTCGTCGAGGGCGTGCGCGACGGGCTCGCGGGTCTCGAGGCGTCCGGCGAGCTGAATCGCACCACCGAGATCGAGGTGCTCTTCGCGACGCACTCGATCCCGTCGACCGATGCCGCCAAGTCCGGGCCCGCCGAGCGCGGCTTCGGCGAGGGCGGCGCGTACGCCGCGCAGCACCGTGCGGTCGCCGAGGTCGTCATGGCCAAGGCCGGGGCGGCGGATGTCCCGTGGCAGCTCGTCTACCAGTCGCGCAGCGGCCCTCCATCGATGCCGTGGCTCGAGCCCGACATCAACGACGCGATCGAGGAGCTGCCCGCAGCGGGCCGCAAGGCCGTCGTGATCGTGCCGCTCGGCTTCGTGAGCGACCACATGGAGGTGCTCTGGGACCTCGACAACGAGGCGCTCGAGACCGCGGAGCAGCAGGGCCTCGCGGCCGTGCGGGTGCCGACGCCCGGCACGCACCCGGCCTACGTCGCCGGACTCGTCGACCTCGTGCTCGAGCGTGTCAACGGCACGCCGGTCGCCGAGCGACCCGCCGAGACCGAGCTCGGTCCCTGGTACGACGTGTGTCGTCCCGGGTGCTGCGAGAACGTCCGCCTCGGGTTCCGGCCCGCGCTCGCAGGGATCGCACCATGA